A window of the Oscillospiraceae bacterium NTUH-002-81 genome harbors these coding sequences:
- a CDS encoding pyridoxal phosphate-dependent aminotransferase: protein MKNFKKSSKLDHVCYDIRGPVMDEANRLIAQGCEILKLNIGNPAPFSLMAPEFIPEQMTSSLYASEGYSDSKGILPAREAIAAYCAKKGIVDVTSDDVYTGNGVSELITMVMQGLLDSGDEVLLPAPDYPLWTASVVLAGGTAVHYICDESSNWYPDIEDMRRKITPNTKAIVIINPNNPTGAMYPPEVLEKIAQLAREHGLILFSDEIYDRLVMDGKKHTSIASLAPDVFTITMNGLSKSHRVAGFRIGWMCLSGPKDHVKDYIEGLNLLSSMRLCSNVPAQQIVAPALESWPEEDPVLLPGGRIYEQRKVITSMLNDIPGVSVTHPDAAFYVFPKLDVKRFGITDDEQFVLDFLREKHVLLVHGGGFHWPNPDHFRIVYLPEVSVLERSMQKLGEFLDGYHQY from the coding sequence ATGAAAAATTTTAAAAAATCCTCAAAACTCGACCATGTTTGTTATGATATCCGCGGGCCGGTGATGGACGAGGCAAACCGTCTCATCGCCCAGGGCTGCGAAATCCTGAAGCTGAATATCGGCAACCCGGCCCCGTTTTCGCTGATGGCGCCGGAATTTATCCCGGAGCAGATGACGTCTTCTCTTTACGCCTCAGAGGGCTACTCGGATTCCAAGGGCATTCTGCCCGCCAGAGAGGCCATTGCCGCTTACTGCGCCAAGAAAGGCATTGTGGACGTTACCTCGGACGACGTGTATACCGGCAACGGCGTCAGCGAGCTGATCACCATGGTGATGCAGGGGCTCCTGGACAGCGGCGACGAGGTGCTGCTGCCCGCCCCGGATTACCCGCTGTGGACAGCTTCCGTGGTACTGGCTGGCGGCACAGCTGTCCATTATATCTGCGATGAATCCTCCAACTGGTACCCGGACATCGAGGATATGCGCCGGAAAATCACGCCAAACACCAAGGCCATCGTCATCATCAACCCGAACAATCCCACCGGCGCCATGTATCCGCCGGAGGTGCTGGAAAAGATTGCCCAGCTGGCAAGAGAGCACGGCCTGATCCTGTTTTCCGATGAGATTTACGACCGGCTGGTGATGGATGGCAAAAAGCACACGTCCATCGCTTCCCTGGCACCGGATGTGTTCACCATCACCATGAACGGTCTGTCCAAATCCCACCGGGTAGCCGGTTTCCGTATCGGCTGGATGTGCTTAAGCGGCCCGAAAGACCATGTGAAAGACTACATCGAAGGCCTGAACCTGCTGTCCTCCATGCGGCTCTGTTCCAACGTACCTGCCCAGCAGATCGTTGCTCCGGCCCTGGAATCCTGGCCCGAGGAAGACCCGGTACTACTGCCCGGCGGCCGCATTTACGAGCAGCGAAAAGTCATCACCTCCATGTTAAACGATATCCCCGGTGTCAGCGTTACGCACCCGGATGCAGCTTTTTACGTGTTCCCGAAGCTGGACGTGAAACGGTTCGGCATCACCGACGATGAGCAGTTTGTGCTGGATTTTCTCCGGGAAAAACATGTGCTTCTCGTCCACGGCGGCGGCTTCCACTGGCCCAACCCCGATCACTTCCGTATCGTGTATCTGCCGGAGGTATCCGTGCTGGAGCGCTCCATGCAGAAGCTGGGAGAATTCCTGGACGGGTATCATCAGTATTAA
- a CDS encoding glutamine synthetase III: MSEVLNVEEIFGEQVFTLGKMKERLPKKVFQEVKQIMDCGGEMSLATADVVAKAMKDWAVENGATHYTHWFQPLTGITAEKHDAFITNPDAMGKMLMEFSGKELIKGEPDASSFPSGGLRATFEARGYTAWDCTSPAFLKKDAAGVILCIPTAFCSYKGEALDKKTPLLRSMEALSEQALRIVRLFGNTEATKVTASVGPEQEYFLVDREKYLKRKDLVYTGRTLFGAPAAKGQEMEDHYFGTIKERVGAYMKDLNIELWKLGISAKTQHNEVAPAQHELAPIYNDANIAVDHNQLVMETMKKVATRHDLTCLLHEKPFAGVNGSGKHNNWSIGTDNGVNLLDPGDTPNANIQFLLVLACIIKAVDIHADLLRQSASDVGNDHRLGANEAPPAIISIFLGEQLEDVVKQLVETGEAKNCLEGGKLQTGVRTLPDLNKDATDRNRTSPFAFTGNKFEFRMVGSADSIASPNTTLNAIVAEAFCEAADELEKAEDFDVAVHDLIKKYLTEHQRIIFNGNGYSDEWVAEAERRGLPNIKSMVEATETLTTDKAVKLFEKFGIFTRAELESREEVLYETYSKSINIEALSMINISGKQLIPAVAGYTGTLADAVVACKNAGVEATAQKELLAEISGLLAEMKTAREKLMELDEKAVAIADPKEQAFFYKDEVKAGMEALRAPADKLETIVDKKVWPLPSYGDLIFEV; encoded by the coding sequence ATGAGTGAAGTTTTGAACGTAGAAGAGATCTTTGGAGAACAGGTCTTTACCCTGGGCAAGATGAAGGAGCGTCTGCCGAAGAAAGTATTCCAGGAAGTAAAACAGATCATGGACTGCGGCGGAGAGATGTCTCTGGCAACCGCAGACGTGGTGGCAAAGGCAATGAAGGACTGGGCAGTGGAGAACGGAGCAACCCATTACACCCACTGGTTCCAGCCGCTGACCGGCATCACCGCAGAAAAGCATGACGCATTTATCACAAACCCGGATGCCATGGGCAAGATGCTCATGGAGTTCTCCGGCAAAGAGCTGATCAAGGGCGAGCCGGATGCTTCCTCCTTCCCCTCCGGCGGTTTACGTGCCACCTTCGAGGCAAGAGGCTATACAGCCTGGGACTGCACTTCCCCGGCATTCCTGAAAAAAGATGCGGCAGGCGTGATCCTGTGCATTCCCACTGCATTCTGTTCCTACAAGGGAGAAGCGCTGGATAAGAAAACCCCGCTGCTTCGTTCCATGGAGGCACTGAGCGAGCAGGCACTGCGTATCGTCCGCCTGTTTGGCAACACAGAGGCAACCAAGGTCACCGCTTCCGTCGGACCGGAGCAGGAGTACTTCCTGGTTGACCGTGAGAAATATTTAAAGAGAAAAGACCTGGTATACACCGGTCGCACCCTGTTCGGCGCGCCGGCAGCCAAGGGCCAGGAGATGGAAGACCATTACTTTGGTACCATCAAGGAGCGTGTGGGCGCTTACATGAAAGACCTGAACATTGAGCTGTGGAAGCTGGGCATCTCTGCCAAGACACAGCACAATGAGGTGGCACCGGCACAGCATGAGCTGGCGCCGATCTACAACGACGCCAACATCGCCGTTGACCACAACCAGCTGGTTATGGAGACCATGAAAAAAGTGGCAACCCGCCATGACCTGACCTGCCTGCTGCATGAGAAGCCTTTCGCAGGTGTGAACGGCTCCGGTAAGCACAACAACTGGTCCATCGGCACCGACAACGGTGTAAACCTGCTGGATCCGGGCGATACCCCCAATGCAAACATCCAGTTCCTGCTTGTTCTGGCATGCATCATCAAGGCCGTTGACATTCACGCAGATCTGCTGCGTCAGTCGGCTTCCGACGTAGGAAACGATCACAGACTGGGTGCCAACGAGGCACCGCCGGCCATCATTTCCATTTTCCTGGGCGAGCAGCTGGAGGATGTGGTAAAACAGTTGGTAGAGACAGGCGAAGCAAAGAACTGCCTGGAGGGCGGCAAGCTGCAGACCGGTGTCAGAACCCTGCCGGATCTGAACAAAGACGCTACCGACCGTAACCGGACATCGCCGTTTGCATTCACCGGCAACAAGTTTGAGTTCCGTATGGTTGGCTCCGCAGATTCCATCGCAAGCCCCAACACCACACTGAACGCCATCGTTGCAGAAGCCTTCTGCGAGGCAGCAGACGAGCTGGAAAAGGCAGAGGACTTCGATGTGGCTGTCCATGATCTGATCAAGAAATACCTGACAGAGCATCAGCGGATCATCTTCAACGGCAACGGTTACTCCGATGAGTGGGTGGCAGAGGCAGAGCGCCGCGGCCTGCCCAACATCAAGTCCATGGTAGAGGCAACCGAGACACTGACCACAGACAAGGCTGTGAAGCTGTTTGAGAAATTCGGCATCTTCACAAGAGCTGAGCTGGAATCCAGAGAGGAAGTACTGTACGAGACCTACTCCAAGTCCATCAACATCGAGGCACTGTCCATGATCAACATTTCCGGCAAACAGCTGATCCCGGCTGTGGCAGGATACACAGGCACCCTGGCAGACGCTGTGGTAGCATGCAAGAACGCCGGTGTAGAGGCAACTGCCCAGAAAGAACTGCTGGCTGAGATTTCCGGTTTGCTGGCTGAGATGAAGACAGCAAGAGAGAAACTGATGGAACTGGATGAGAAAGCAGTAGCCATCGCAGATCCGAAGGAACAGGCATTCTTCTACAAAGATGAGGTGAAAGCCGGCATGGAAGCCTTAAGAGCACCTGCTGACAAGCTGGAAACCATCGTAGACAAGAAGGTATGGCCGCTTCCGTCCTACGGCGATCTGATTTTCGAAGTATAA
- a CDS encoding DUF3592 domain-containing protein, with translation MGLIFLCIGIGLYFANKRKYFVCTQAVIATIIDIQKETINNSSSTEYEAKIASWFPIYEYVINGITIRKKAFVGTAKPEVTVGEKVSIFINPNNPEEFYCPGEKRMLLQKIFMGVGIGLIVLALILGSIAFYVIR, from the coding sequence ATGGGGCTTATTTTTCTTTGTATAGGAATTGGACTATATTTTGCCAACAAAAGAAAATACTTTGTCTGCACACAGGCAGTTATCGCAACCATTATTGATATACAAAAAGAAACCATCAATAATTCCAGTTCTACCGAATATGAGGCGAAAATTGCATCATGGTTTCCCATTTACGAATATGTCATTAACGGCATAACAATCAGAAAAAAAGCCTTTGTTGGAACTGCAAAGCCGGAAGTAACAGTGGGAGAGAAGGTATCCATTTTTATTAATCCAAATAACCCAGAAGAGTTTTATTGTCCCGGTGAAAAACGAATGCTTCTGCAGAAAATCTTTATGGGAGTTGGGATTGGACTTATAGTCCTGGCTCTGATTCTTGGAAGCATTGCTTTTTATGTCATAAGATAA